AAGTCCCAGGGTAGTCATAGTTTCAAGTGAGCAACAGTGGATCTAGAGACAGAGTTGATGTGGTCGCAGACTTGTTGTATCAATTTCAGCGAGTGTCTTGTACTATTCAATTTCCCATCCAAAAACCACTTATTCATCCATCCAACAAAATAACGGCTTAAGCAACCTCTCGGGTCTGCACATGAGTCTGTTGTTCTTCCTCCTTGGCATCTCCAAAATGGATTTGCTTCTCGACAGCAGCGGTTGCCTTTTCCTTGAGCTCGTCGGCCTCGAAGACTGTATCTGTTAGCTACTGGAGAAATCGGAGAATGGAAATACATACGGAAAGTAAGTTCCTCGAGGGTGCGGCCGCTCGTCTCGGGGTAGAGGAAGTAGATGATGAGGAACTCAAAGACGATCCAACCACAGTAGATGGCCAGGTACTTCCACTTGATAGCCTCGAGAGCAATAGAGTTGACGTTGGTGGAGAAGAAACCGGCAAGCTTTCCAAAGATTTGCTGAATACCAATACCACGAGATCGCATAGCATAGGGCCAAAGTTCGACAAGGTAAGCTGTAAAGTATTAGCGGTTTCAGTGGTTGTTGGCTGGATGACTTACTATATGTCAGAGCGTTGTTTCCGATGTTGTAGGTTGGTGAGTAGGCAAAGTAGAAGAAAAGCGCAGCGATGCCAGCAGCGTTATTCTTCTGGCCTTCGGGAAGCGACTGGATCTGCTGGAGTGAGACGGTGATGGCGATAAAGGCGAGAAGCATCAAAGTTGCGGATAGCATGTACATGTGTCTACGCTTGAATCGGGGAACGATAAGAGCAATGATTGTAGCGTTTAACAAACTCCAACAGGCGAAAGCAAGATTGATGCGGGTCTTTGTGTAGTTGTCCGTAAATCCCATGAGCTCAAAGAGTTTGCCAGAGTAGTAACTCATGAGAGTGTTGCCGGAGAGTTGAGTGAAGAGACCGATGAAGATGGTGACCAGGAATCGACGACGCATACCGGCGGTACGAACAACTGAGAGCCAGGACTCCTTGGAAGCCTCCAACTCAGCCTTGATGGTTTCGCGGATTTGAACGATTTCGGCCTGGACAAGGGGAGAGTTTGCATCACCCTCGGCGTGGTATTTGACGAGAATTGCGGCGGC
This Fusarium poae strain DAOMC 252244 chromosome 3, whole genome shotgun sequence DNA region includes the following protein-coding sequences:
- a CDS encoding hypothetical protein (TransMembrane:10 (i31-49o84-107i114-133o139-161i173-194o206-225i294-314o334-354i361-383o464-483i)), yielding MVNVGSAADPIVTRLVDEDKTPWYKKPNLRIMYVWLFFCCMGVEMTSGFDSQLINTLQYSTTFHQYLGEGRVNDKDEYAIEPGLLGFVNSCYQLGSIFAVPVAPWFAQKYGRRWSIMLGSLIMVVGAIIQGFAQHVGMYIVARMILGAGILFCIISGAALIGELGYPKERATLTSLFNSSYFIGQILASAIAMATTPIKTNWAWRIPSLLQICPSLIQIATVFLLPESPRFLISKDRTEEAAAILVKYHAEGDANSPLVQAEIVQIRETIKAELEASKESWLSVVRTAGMRRRFLVTIFIGLFTQLSGNTLMSYYSGKLFELMGFTDNYTKTRINLAFACWSLLNATIIALIVPRFKRRHMYMLSATLMLLAFIAITVSLQQIQSLPEGQKNNAAGIAALFFYFAYSPTYNIGNNALTYTYLVELWPYAMRSRGIGIQQIFGKLAGFFSTNVNSIALEAIKWKYLAIYCGWIVFEFLIIYFLYPETSGRTLEELTFLFEADELKEKATAAVEKQIHFGDAKEEEQQTHVQTREVA